A genomic segment from Nicotiana tabacum cultivar K326 chromosome 7, ASM71507v2, whole genome shotgun sequence encodes:
- the LOC107823430 gene encoding putative methyltransferase At1g29790: MGESIFCFRKCRLGRIMGCIQLILGSLVIIVSFSSLLRFYSAGFFMHDEDICRHFYGASDVYDHFDIIALTSRVDEVLNKMETLQDKIEKIVQEMEKNKDQLHRSGISKLEYKRFLEEEVIKPLYSAHIALRQIRLPKVENMTIKEDPLINTFVIEEIRKYITLKENRHKKVNIYGTEGIYNTIGHACVSMKKELEEYMDYDIGSYCKDDWNIAQKLMINGCDPLPRRRCLTRASKQYQKPYPINESLWRIPDGRNVRWNNYICRNYECLSSKNPKRGYTKCSGCFEMDKEELKWVANASLPVDFMIKDVLGIKPGEIRIGLDFGIGTGTFAARMREQNVTIISTALNLGAPFSETIALRGLIPLYVTLNQRLPFFDNTMDLIHTSGLMDGWIDLQLLDFILFDWDRVLRPGGLLWIDRFFCNRKDLDDYMYMFLQFRYKKHKWAISPKSNDEVYLSALLEKPPRAL, translated from the coding sequence ATGGGTGAGTCCATCTTTTGCTTTAGAAAATGTAGATTAGGAAGAATAATGGGTTGCATTCAGCTTATACTAGGTTCACTTGTTATAATCGTGAGCTTTTCGAGTTTGTTAAGGTTTTATTCTGCTGGATTTTTCATGCATGATGAGGATATATGTCGCCATTTCTATGGCGCGAGCGATGTCTATGATCATTTTGACATAATAGCTCTAACTTCTCGGGTTGATGAAGTGCTCAATAAGATGGAAACTTTGCAAGATAAGATTGAAAAAATTGTCCAAGAAATGGAAAAGAACAAAGATCAGTTGCATAGAAGTGGTATTTCCAAATTGGAATACAAGAGATTCTTggaagaagaggtgattaagcctTTATATTCAGCTCATATTGCCCTTAGGCAAATTAGATTGCCTAAAGTTGAGAATATGACAATTAAAGAAGACCCTTTGATTAATACCTTTGTGATTGAGGAGATCCGAAAGTATATTACCCTGAAGGAAAATAGACATAAGAAGGTTAACATTTATGGAACAGAAGGGATTTATAACACGATAGGGCATGCTTGTGTATCGATGAAGAAAGAATTGGAGGAATATATGGATTATGATATTGGTTCATATTGTAAAGATGATTGGAACATCGCGCAGAAGCTTATGATTAATGGTTGTGATCCATTGCCAAGGAGAAGGTGTTTGACGAGGGCATCTAAGCAATATCAAAAGCCTTATCCGATTAATGAATCTTTATGGAGGATCCCGGATGGGAGAAATGTTAGGTGGAACAATTATATTTGCAGGAACTACGAGTGCTTATCGAGTAAGAATCCTAAACGAGGCTATACTAAGTGCAGTGGATGTTttgaaatggataaagaagagCTAAAATGGGTAGCAAATGCTTCACTTCCTGTGGATTTTATGATCAAAGATGTTTTGGGAATTAAGCCGGGGGAGATCAGAATTGGtcttgattttggtattggtacGGGGACTTTTGCTGCAAGAATGAGAGAGCAGAATGTGACAATTATCTCGACTGCACTGAATCTTGGAGCTCCTTTCAGCGAGACGATAGCACTTAGGGGTTTAATTCCACTATATGTGacattgaaccaaaggcttccaTTCTTTGATAACACTATGGATTTGATCCACACATCTGGACTTATGGATGGTTGGATTGATCTGCAGCTGTTGGATTTTATCCTATTTGACTGGGATCGGGTTTTAAGACCAGGAGGCTTGTTATGGATCGATCGATTCTTTTGTAATAGAAAGGATCTGGATGACTATATGTACATGTTTCTGCAATTCAGGTACAAAAAGCATAAGTGGGCTATTTCTCCCAAGTCCAATGATGAAGTTTATCTTTCTGCATTATTAGAAAAGCCTCCTCGAGCGTTATGA